Proteins found in one Macrobrachium nipponense isolate FS-2020 chromosome 4, ASM1510439v2, whole genome shotgun sequence genomic segment:
- the LOC135211033 gene encoding protein XRP2-like isoform X2, with amino-acid sequence MDKREKVNPADFTIENISGQEVGRLPGTINGQQFIIQNCQSSKIYLFDHINTITVDDCSDCVIFIGPTTGSLFLRDCHDCVIMAACGQFRTRDCCKMDVFLLCQTQPIIEASTKMRFGCFQAYYPQLADHFTKAKISIFNNNWSNIHDFTPVEGETNWSSVSQNSALVEVFKLPKSEDFKSVGLSLDTNMSVVPYSLGSPVYGTQEATLIIFFYDASHKQRAINFITLLRTEVTNCMIQHSREVKMEVADAQRVFRTSEYNSVISQGPVIALLCLGTGVMEASSAIAAQVNSSSASQTVYVTSDSNTSNQQIDAFFSYASMSMSL; translated from the exons AT GGACAAAAGAGAGAAGGTTAATCCAGCAGACTTCACGATAGAGAATATCTCGGGCCAAGAGGTTGGTCGGTTACCAGGTACAATAAATGGACAGCAGTTCATCATACAGAATTGCCAGTCATCAAAAATATACTTGTTTGATCACATCAACACAATAACAGTTGACGACTGCTCTGATTGCGTCATCTTCATTGGGCCCACGACTGGAAG TCTCTTCTTGAGAGACTGTCATGACTGCGTTATTATGGCTGCCTGCGGCCAGTTTCGTACCCGAGACTGCTGCAAGATGGATGTGTTTCTCCTCTGTCAGACACAGCCAATTATAGAGGCGTCAACAAAAATGCGATTTGGGTGTTTCCAGGCATATTACCCTCAACTTGCAG atcATTTTACCAAAGCTAAAATCAgcatttttaacaataactggTCCAACATTCATGACTTCACACCTGTCGAAGGAGAGACAAACTGGTCTAGTGTCTCTCAAAATTCAGCCCTAGTGGAAGTCTTCAAATTACCTAAAAGTGAAGATTTCAAGAG CGTGGGTCTCAGTCTCGATACCAACATGAGTGTGGTCCCTTACTCATTGGGGTCTCCAGTATATGGGACACAGGAAGCAACACtgatcattttcttttatgatgCGTCGCACAAACAAAGGGCAATTAACTTTATAACGCTGCTAAGAACAGAAGTC ACCAACTGTATGATACAACACAGTCGAGAGGTCAAAATGGAAGTTGCAGATGCACAGCGTGTTTTCCGAACATCGGAGTACAACAGTGTCATTAGTCAGGGTCCAGTCATAGCTTTACTCTGTCTTGGGACAGGTGTTATGGAGGCTAGCAGTGCG ATCGCTGCGCAAGTGAACTCATCCTCTGCAAGCCAGACGGTTTACGTGACATCCGACAGTAACACCAGTAATCAGCAAATCGATGCCTTCTTCTCTTATGCCTCCATGTCAATGTCCCTTTGA
- the LOC135211033 gene encoding protein XRP2-like isoform X1: MGCLQSKEKEENNQIQGDKNPPKTYSWDKREKVNPADFTIENISGQEVGRLPGTINGQQFIIQNCQSSKIYLFDHINTITVDDCSDCVIFIGPTTGSLFLRDCHDCVIMAACGQFRTRDCCKMDVFLLCQTQPIIEASTKMRFGCFQAYYPQLADHFTKAKISIFNNNWSNIHDFTPVEGETNWSSVSQNSALVEVFKLPKSEDFKSVGLSLDTNMSVVPYSLGSPVYGTQEATLIIFFYDASHKQRAINFITLLRTEVTNCMIQHSREVKMEVADAQRVFRTSEYNSVISQGPVIALLCLGTGVMEASSAIAAQVNSSSASQTVYVTSDSNTSNQQIDAFFSYASMSMSL; encoded by the exons ATGGGCTGTCTGCAGAGCAAGGAAAAGGAGGAGAATAACCAAATTCAGGGCGATAAAAACCCGCCTAAGACTTATTCATG GGACAAAAGAGAGAAGGTTAATCCAGCAGACTTCACGATAGAGAATATCTCGGGCCAAGAGGTTGGTCGGTTACCAGGTACAATAAATGGACAGCAGTTCATCATACAGAATTGCCAGTCATCAAAAATATACTTGTTTGATCACATCAACACAATAACAGTTGACGACTGCTCTGATTGCGTCATCTTCATTGGGCCCACGACTGGAAG TCTCTTCTTGAGAGACTGTCATGACTGCGTTATTATGGCTGCCTGCGGCCAGTTTCGTACCCGAGACTGCTGCAAGATGGATGTGTTTCTCCTCTGTCAGACACAGCCAATTATAGAGGCGTCAACAAAAATGCGATTTGGGTGTTTCCAGGCATATTACCCTCAACTTGCAG atcATTTTACCAAAGCTAAAATCAgcatttttaacaataactggTCCAACATTCATGACTTCACACCTGTCGAAGGAGAGACAAACTGGTCTAGTGTCTCTCAAAATTCAGCCCTAGTGGAAGTCTTCAAATTACCTAAAAGTGAAGATTTCAAGAG CGTGGGTCTCAGTCTCGATACCAACATGAGTGTGGTCCCTTACTCATTGGGGTCTCCAGTATATGGGACACAGGAAGCAACACtgatcattttcttttatgatgCGTCGCACAAACAAAGGGCAATTAACTTTATAACGCTGCTAAGAACAGAAGTC ACCAACTGTATGATACAACACAGTCGAGAGGTCAAAATGGAAGTTGCAGATGCACAGCGTGTTTTCCGAACATCGGAGTACAACAGTGTCATTAGTCAGGGTCCAGTCATAGCTTTACTCTGTCTTGGGACAGGTGTTATGGAGGCTAGCAGTGCG ATCGCTGCGCAAGTGAACTCATCCTCTGCAAGCCAGACGGTTTACGTGACATCCGACAGTAACACCAGTAATCAGCAAATCGATGCCTTCTTCTCTTATGCCTCCATGTCAATGTCCCTTTGA